The genomic segment GCCGATTGGGCGGCGGCTCGTATCCGGAATGCCGCCTCGAAATCAGCTCCGGCTCTGGATACGACGGAGTTTGCTAGCTTGGGAGAGGGAGCAATGGCCATTGGTTTTGGAGAATGGATAACATGTTGAACATATAGTGAGGTTCAAAACCAGAGGCTTATTAGTATTTGCTCTGTCACTCATAATCTGTACCACATTTttctaaataataaataattattaaattaattgtaaatcttattatataatttattaaatattttgaagattaattttcattttatattttaatgtatGTATGATTTAAGAAGGAATCAACCTTTTTTTCTTCCATAATTTAAAGAGTTTGTTAGGTAAGCTTATTTTTCAACctctaataataaataaatacttgTTTACACATAGACAATAAATAGAAATAAATTTGCATAATAATGTTATAAATGTTGGGTACAACTTTTATGGGTAACTAACAAAATGTGAACTTTTAATATCCAAAATTTAATGAATAATGTCATGTAAAGTTTAATTAGTCTATGACCTTCGAATGGAAGGTCTTTCGCTTTACATAAACTAATAGTTAGTTATAATAATGTAACTTCAATTCCTTTAACTTTATAGCAGCTCAAACCTAACATTTTGATTAATGTACTGATATGGACAATTCTTATTTCTCCACAATTCTCTTTGCATGATTGCATGCATTGCAATATTTCAAAATCGAATATGTGAACTTGTTCTGATATCAATTATATGATCAAATGGTTatcgattttttaaaaaaatatagctaATGGTAACGATAAaactttctttttttaaaaaaaatcgtatagcaattcaaatatcatttttacGTATTTTCATAGCAAGACGATTATTGTTTCCCAACATATGTTCAATAAATTGTAAACGGCTCTCTAGTTAGCTTAAcgatatgatttaatttaatacTCACAGCTTATAGAGTATTGAATTTTTTAGATtaggaaaaaatattatatatgttagGCAAAGCATGCACATTTAAAAAGAAATGAATTGACAATTAAATTGGAAGTCAATGAATCTCAGCTGCCGTATGATATTAAGAACCTTCCGACACGTTTTGATTAGTGAATAATActcaattaaaaaatatttacataTGAAACACTTCTCAAaatcccaaaaatataaaagaaaagttttttttctattaaaaaaataaatacattaaATTACGCAATTACCCGCTCAtccgttttttttttaaataataatcatcGCAATTGTAACACCAACACCATTATATTAGACTTTAAATAATATATGtcacaatattttttaaatttattaaaaataattttattttttaatcaaaaaattCTTCAGTTTTTAACTATcggatattttttttgaaataaaaactgCAAATACACATGTTATACGATTAACACTGCACATTTATATTGTACATCAAAGTGAGTCTCAACTAAGGGTACAAATTAGGGATGATAATGGGACGGGGCGGGGGCGATATGCCTTCCTCATCCCCGTCTTCGAATATAAAACGCGTCTTGATTCTCCCCTCAATCCCCGTTTTTTCAAATTGGGGATTCTCCTTCTCCATCTCGCGGGGATTAAGTTTCCATCCCGCCCCAATTACTGTTCTATCTATTTGGGAAATCCTCATCCTCGACTATGCGAGAATTAAGAAGGTGTTTGACTAAACttatttaaaacatcttataaacTGTCAAACAACTTATTTTGACAGCATATAATTTGTTTGTAACCTTTTTTTATCAAACAAAGTATGAAAATTTATGAGTTCTGAAACAACTTATAAGTTGTTTTTTAGAGCTTATAAACTCTGCAAACCACATTTAAATCTTCATCTATGTCCATATCCTCGTTTCAAATAGTCTAGAAAGATATTGGGATAAGTTTGTCATCCTGATACTCGCATCCCCAACCCCGCAGAGATTAAATCTTCATCCTTGTCCTCACGATCACCGCTTTAAATACCaatttacttaaaaaatattgataCAAAAATCTACTTGCATATATAAATAACAATATTACTTAAACAATACAAACACTAATAATTCACGGTTTactataaaagaaaaaaaaaacaaaatcattATCATGAGTGGGATGGTGAACGAGATTTGAGGGTCAcagattttttttcttcttatttgttACTTGTAaggaaaaattatattattattattaatatttttattattgggGTTGGTTTGGAAGAGTTATATTATTCTTAGGAAAATGTATATCCGAACTTGAACCTATACCCGAAAACTTATATTTGAAGTCGTCCTATTTCAGGTTTTCTCCGCGGGGCGCCCCTAGGAAAAATTTTAATCCCTAGTACAAATGAATCAAGCTACTATTAGTAGTTCGGTCAAAAATCAACTCGAACTTTATTTGATTGAGCTCGAATTCGAGTATCTCGGACATTAATTGTGTCTAATACACGAGCTACtcgaatatataaatatatatatatatatatatatatatatatatgcgtgtgtatttatttatttagaattatgtaatttaaattataaaacatctatgttttattttcaaactTTTAAAGTTCGAGTAACTCGATATATACACGAGTCGAGTTCGATCATAAAGTTGAATACTTGTtcgagttatatatatatatatatatatatatatatatatatatataatagatacACAGACAATAttgtaatgattttttttagaatGACTAAAATATCTCTATTTTGTTATAACAATATCTCAAAACACACAATTATTTATCCAAACAATAGAATCACCTCCACCACCTCAATCACATGATCATTGTTGTTAGACaaaaaagatttatttgatatttaattgttctaaatttattttccaaaatttttaaacaagaatacttatatataaaaaaataaactatacaaacacaaaaaaaaaatctggtTTTCGACTACTTAATTAATCTTGCGACACATCCAGACATgcatacttatatatataatgcATAAATACGTacacacatatacacacacattgacacactcacacacacacacatataaaaACATtgacacactcacacacacacacacacgaaaACCAAATGTTtggttgtttatactgagaagaGAGACAGAAGGAAAAAGTAAGCTGTTGCAATTCTCATAAACTGTGGAGTCGTATTGGGTTTCCATTGTTGGGTTTGGGAGTTTCTGACTGCCCTTCTTCTCTTCTCCTCGACCCCTAAATATCATTCCTTCTAACTCACAGTTTCTCTTCCCTAATTGTTTTCAATTCATTAAtcaagtatataatatatatatatatatatatatatatatatattcgaagGGGTACTTGATTTTGACTAACAAGCTAGATCAAGTCGTTTCTAGCTGTATGATGATGGAGGTGCGCGATCATCCAAGTGACGAAGAGAGTTTGGCGGAATATGTTCGGAATGCTACGGCTTCGCCTTTCTTGGTGAAGACATACATCATACATGGTGGTGGATGATCCGGCCACCAACGAGGTCATATCGTGGAACGCCGACGGCACGACGTTCATTGTGTGGCAGACGGCGGAATTTGCGCGGGACCTCCTTCCCACGCTGTTTGATGCCCCGAGAtatcccgggtcatggataataTCCATGGTTAATGCCCGGGTCAGGAGAATAAAAGGTTCTGACCATACCAATAAAGTAATCGGACGGATCGGCACCCAAGTCATGAAATTACCCAGAAAGTGGCTGGAAGAACCCACGGAAGGGCCGGTCAATCAGAGGCCAGGCCACGAGAGCACCCGAAGCAGAACCTCTCTGAGAAGTTATACATTTATGTTCTTATAAGAAATCCCGAGGAATACTTCACCCTGATCACTTCGATATGAGTGAAGTATTTAATGCCGCCGATCAACAGTGTTTATAGCCGATTTATCCCTGACATTATTACAAGTGGTCAATAAATCAAGTGGCCTGGATGTGACAAGTgtgcgatttgacatgtcagaacaatagggtataatcagccaccctatTATAATTAATGTTCTCACAcgaagaacgaggtcatcattgtatcatctactataaatatcaggttctttacttgcatttactATCTTTAGATACCGATTCACATTTAATACTCTCATTTACTACACACCAATCATCATagccatcacttggctacattggttttattgctcgagtaccctgctgacttaagcatcggagtggccacgccagactcccctccgacgcccattcacgtggttattttcttttcatttatgTTATAAGTTTCGTATTCGAATTAATAggaaaatgaaatttaaaaggATCGATCCATGTGTAAGCAATATTCTgtttcaatatatataattcgatttatttttaaaaatcattgaTCAGATTCCAATACATGAATATTCttcttattaatatttttttgttttatacaAATATAGGGTTTTCGTAAGGTTGCAACAAGCCGGTGGGAGTTCAGCAATGAGATGTTAAGCAAGGGCGAGAAAGATCAACTATGTGAGATTCGCAGAAGAAGGGCATGGTCCAACAAGCCACTGAACAACGTACAACACCAAACTCAAATATCGGATGATGATCAACGGTCGTCGTCAACTTCATCATCGGAATATACCTCTCTAATTTGTGAAAACAAAAGGCTCAGGCAAGAAAAATGGGGTCCTGAATTTCGAGCTCGAAATCGCCAAGAAGAAATGTAAACAACTTCTTGAATTGGTAGCcgttgaagaagaaaattatgAACACGAGGGGCCTATGCTTTTTGGTGTGAGATTAATGGAAGTTCAAAGGGGGATAGAGAAGAAGAGGAA from the Primulina tabacum isolate GXHZ01 chromosome 16, ASM2559414v2, whole genome shotgun sequence genome contains:
- the LOC142528485 gene encoding heat stress transcription factor B-3-like → MVVDDPATNEVISWNADGTTFIVWQTAEFARDLLPTLFDAPRYPGSWIISMGFRKVATSRWEFSNEMLSKGEKDQLCSGKKNGVLNFELEIAKKKCKQLLELVAVEEENYEHEGPMLFGVRLMEVQRGIEKKRKRVEVKSL